TCTCTTTGGCATGGAACAGTGTAACATAAACGAggtgaattcaaaatttaaatttaatgaatttaaagttatgaattctttaaataaaattgagtttaattttaatatcgataatatttttaccattttcacACGTTATTTTCTTGGCATTACAAGAATCGACAAGAGTTGTTATTTACTATTATTGctgttatttttgttttgcctgtctttattattttactgtctgtattattatttttttgatatttttatcataGCTTGTTTActctagtttttttttctttcaaatctattttgaaaattgattttcttgaatCGAAAAAAAGGGGCAATTCGGTGCATTAAGCTCTCGCTATGCGTAGGGTCCGGAAAAGGGCttgaccataagagtttattgtacgcagccttatctTGCATTTCTGTCGGAGACTGTTTTTAAAACTTGAATCCGTGTCCTCCTGATCACAACTTTATCAGTTACTCCAAGACTCTCCTtattgaatcatatttttataaaaacaacATTTTTACCCccaacaaaaataagaaataatgtTTATGTACATCTCATTTTCCCAAGCAGTCCTACTTGTAGGACCAAGTTCTAGAATTCCTTTCCCCTTCTTGAGTCCATGATGAGCTTTTCTCTTGTGACTTTCAGAATCTTGtacttaattataataatataatatcaaaTATGATATTTACATTTTCCATGGAGTTGATGGGTTGAAATCAGATGAGGTACCAGAACCAATATTGGATGActagattattattttaaattattatatgtCATTAAGCTTAGGTGAGTGCGATGCCTCATGTCAATCGAACAACAATATTTTTGATGTTGTGCAGAAAAATGATGTAACTTGTTTACAATGATATAATATAGAATCTTCTtgcacaattttttattttagtaaGCTCATGTTTGTCTTATCTCTTAGGTTATCAACTTTTATGACCGGATAGTTGTAATATAATGTCATTTTAGATGACTTGAAAGTGTcaaaaaacaaattaatattAAACTAAAACAAAGATAGTGGATGTATATTTGTGAAATTAAACAAATTGTCTGgctcaaataaaaaaagatggttgatatatatttattctactACTAGTTTAGTGTGCATACTTTGCACGTGTGTTTTATCTCTTTCGAGTAACAAATCACTGAAATTGCATCGAGCAATGCAGTTACAAATTGTGAACAATTATCTTAAAATTGATTTGAACTACGACTAATACCAAATCATTCTTTTGTAGCAGAATGCAACATCCAAGTAATTTGTACAAAATTATAATAAgtcaattttaaattattgattgTCTATGagataaaaatacaaaaatcaaaGAAAGGTTCTAAACCTAAATCTAATCCCGGCCCACCCCCCTATGACAATTTTGGAAGAATGGTCTAAAGCCTAAATAAAGAGATCAcatttctttaattagttaaacgGAGCCTAATTCTAAAGGGATCCCTAAAGCTAAATAAGAGttcgtttggattggctttaagttggtcaaaatcaacttaaagtccctttttagcttttggacgtgtttgtctaatgctgactttaagccataaaaagttcttaaagtcagcaaaaaatgaaaagttaggattcctaacttttttttccaaagtgcttaaagtcattttctttgatcatgaaaattacttttatatcccttatattttaactaaattcccaaactacctttttttattcttttaatcctaaaattcacatcataagcacttttatccaaacactcaactgcttatttataaaaataactttcagcacttcaaaattctaaaagcacttcatacataaaagttactttttataagcccatccaaacgggctctaaataattccgtataaaaataattattgcataaaaaaattatacatctAATGAGATCTTCACTTAAAAGGAAAATTAATAATTCtcctaatattaaaaataaatatttaattatattcatataattTAGACTTCTTCctatatattaatattaataattgaagaaaatgataaaaaaatgattttgtctAAAACACAATCATACAGATAtggatgaaataaaaatgtaaaaatatatgtataaataacataaattcaAACATCACGAACATCTCTAATTTTACCTCAATTATATTCAAGGGTTTAAGTATGTAATGCATATAACTGATAAAAATAGTGATAAAAGATGACAATGAAAACTTTGGGAAATAAAAAGAGTCATGCAAGAAAAAGATCGTGTAAAAATTATagttcataaaatataatacctTCTAAGTTAATAGAGATTTTGATCATTAGGCCTTAATAATGAGGAAGGCCACAAGCAAGATCCAAGAAGTTTTTATTTCCCATCTATTACTAAAATTCTTTTATAGATGTACATATGCACTTTTCTAATCCTAATAGGATTTTATTTTTCaccaaaatatgaaaataatatttaataacaaCTCTATTTCTTAACGATTGATTATATAaggaaataataattaacagCTCTATTTTTAACAATTGATTATGCTTTAGGTTTAGTAATTCCTTCTACGTATAGAATTATAATCtaagtatttttaattttattttccttcTAGGTTTAGTATTTCTAATAAGGCAGGTCTTTTTTAGTTTGCCAAAATAATACTCTTTACAATAGTATTCGTTTTGCCAAAAATATGGCAGTTCATTAGTACTCCTACGACAGTTTAATTTGtcagaaataaaaagaatttttatttttccaaaatatatattattagtgctTTTGTATAATTATAAATTGAGAAAAGAGGAAAAGACGATTTTCTCTAAAGTGTCGtattttaatgaaggataaaaAGTTCAAACAACATTTTAAAAGATCTTcatacttttaatataatatagataaagcacaaagttcaagtCTAACTACTCAATTTTCctacttttttttagtttaattaTCCAATTCAGTTTGATCGATTAATTCAAATTCACATGATATATAATTCCTTGCTCCTTCTTCTGCCATGTccctcatttttttaaaaaaaactaaaaaaggtTATGAGCATAAGTTGGGTTTGTGACGAAAGGAGGAAATTTATgatacaaaaggaaaaaaaaaatgcattcttgtgtttcaatttatttgatatcTTACGCTTAATTAAAacagttttaaattatattttttaaaagaatatttttccTTAAATGATGTGtatatttccaaaaaaaaagattatgtttttatatttaaaaaatctttattttacagttaatgaaaaaaaaaattcttaaaatttttaTCAGTCAataatgtcacataaattaagacGGAGCAAAGATATACAAAGAAAACGAAGGGTCGAGAAACGTGCAACAGGCCAAGACGAATTCGATACAAACAAATGATAGTAGGTATAGATGGTGTGGTTCCCGTCATCGGATGTCAATTTCTATTTTTCGTTTGTGAGTTTTATAGAAGTcgattataaaaaatatatatgtttgtcCATTTTTAGTTGTcgattatataaaaaatatatgttaattttattttaattaaatttaaaaaataatttattatttaaatatttaatttacatttataattaattatgatcattttttaaaatattaaatttattatatttaaagaatgatatagtaaatttattatttattaaatacttCTTAAGAGATGTATCAAgtcaaacatgaaaaaaattaaaaatagacGCAGGAAGTATATGCACAACCTAAGTCGTGGACAAATTGTTCTTTATATTCATAGCATTCTCTATAAAACAATTTTTACATTTTAATTTTCATTTAAATAACAGCTAAATTTTATGCACAAACTTTCAAATTCATATATTATCAGACGAATTAAGGAGTTTTATAAcagaatataatttttcataacaaatataatatgataatttataaaatatagtaCGACATGCATTGAATAGTTAAATTGTATTAACAGTAAGTATATAAACTATATAAACGGTCTTCTTAAATTGTCATCATTCATAGGTAGACACTTCAACTAAATTATTCATTTATTAGGGGTGTATCTAAAAAATACTCTTAAAGACATTTATAATAGATGACTTTACTCTCAATCCAACggaatatcattttttttataaaaaaaaaacataattcaaTTTATTAGGAAATTGATTTCAAATAGTTATTTTACATTCAGAAATAAACAATGTTTGATTGCTAGTTTTTTTTCTCCTATAATACAGCTTAATTTTCCATTCATTTATTAAGAAAGTGCTTGAATATATTTAGTTGCTACatgtttgttattttgttgtttatGGAGTACTAAAAATGCTAAACTTCAGTTAATATGGAGTAGTAGTGCATTTGAATTTAAGTAATTAACAATTTACTTTGTTCTCACTTTTGTGTTCCAAAGTATCAATTTATTTTTGCTATTGAAAATACACACTTTAGTCCCAAGTGATAAAATGAGTAGGAACAGGGTTTTACTTATTATATATTCTACATATTAAATAACTTACTACTttattgaaaagaaaattataaatacTAACTCTGTGATAAATAAGCAAAAGCGCACTACAACGTCTAAGCTAAAACAATGgatagaataatattttttatgtttttttaacgAGGAAATTAGGTTGAGATGGTTCAGATATGTGTAGAGAAGATGTACTAATAAATCAGTGAAGAGATATGAAAGATTGATTATAATGAGTGTTaggagaaataaagatagatcgaaaaaaaataatggcatTTGATAGAACATGGCTCACCTCCAATTAACTGATCCTAGATAGAAAAATTTGAAGATCGATAATTATAATCGAAGATTAATAGATAGTTAAGTTGTGTAACACATTTTAGGAATTTATTGGGTTGGTGAGATTCTCGAGTGAGAAAGTAATGAAATTAAATCCAAACGTGAATACTCATTTTCATTGGTAAGAGATAAAAGAGAGTGACAGGCGGCACAAGAAAGTGAAACTGAGAATCTCTCCATTGCTCACTGTAAGTCTGTAATAACTTGGCATTGTGCCGTGTGTTCCACTTCAGTTACCTTCCTCTGTTTCTTTTTTAAAgtctttaaaacataaaaaggaaaTTGGGAAGATAGAGAAGAAAATGAAAGCAAAATACGAGTGGTAGGTAAATAAAGACCCTctctataaataaaaaattcaagattATTTCTTGTGTGTCTCGTTCCTTCCACAGTACAGAATATGGATTCAATTCTCTGTGATGAATTACTTCAAGAAATATTCCGCCGCCTTCCTCCGCCCTCTCACGCCGCTGTTTCTTTAGTCTGTAAGCGGTGGCTTCATCTTCTTCGTTCCTCAACTATTTCTCTTTCTATCTGTTTTATTGAACCCCCTTTTATCcctcttttttcctcttttctcaGTTTTCACCCTTATTTGTCTACTCTTTCTGTTACCATTAAACCCACAGTAGATTCCTCCGATCAATTGCTTGATACCGTTGCTTCTTCTTGCCCTTATCTCCGGCATCTCCGATTCTTGAATGGTTCTGTTTCTCCTGTATCTCTGTTTTCTCTTTCTGTTTCTTGCCCTAATCTTGTTTCTCTTGCTGTTACTCTTTTTAGGCCTCTTTCTTTTCTCTGGCTGACCCCTTTTGGGTGTCTTAAAGAACTCTCAATTTACTCAGCTGGGAATTCAGGGGAATTTGATTATGTTGACTTTTATGGTTCCTGTGAGTTGAATTTGGAGAGTCTTTTGTTGACTGGAATTCAATCAGGGGATAAGGGTGTTGGTTTTTTATGGAGGAATTGCAAAAAGGtgagaactttgaagttgaTAAGCTGTGAAGGGGTTGGTGATCAAGGTTCTTTTTTAGCATTTCTTAAGTGTTTGGAGGGTCTTCAAGAATTGGAATTGAGAACTTGTAGGACAATTGCTGATGGGGTTTTGTTGAAATTGTCTGAGAATTGTGCTATGTTGAATTCTTTGTTGCTCTATGATGGTGGTAGTAAAGAGGGGTTGTTTCATTTCTTGAGCCAAAGCAAATGTGGTAATTTGCAGAATCTTGATTTAAGGTTGCCTCTTGATCTTGACAACAATCATTTGACAGCTGCTGCTGAAAATTTAGGGAGTTTGAGGAGTTTAAGGTTACAAAGTTGCTGTCTTGTTACGGGTGAAGGGTTAAAGATTCTTGGAAATGCTATGGCTGATGGGCTTGAAGAATTGGCTTTGATAAATTGTGATGTAGTGGAAAGAGAATCTGGCTTGTTGACTACATTAGGACAGGATTTGAAAAGATTAAGGAAATTAGACTTGTCTTTTAATGACATGTTGCTTGATAAAGAACTGATATCAATGTTAGTATCCTGCAACAATCTGAATGAATTGAAGGTTAGGGGTTGCAAAAAGTTGACAAATTTATCCATGGTTTCACTGGCTAAGTGTTGCAAGAAATTAGAAACTGTTGATGTAATGTATTGTTGTGGGATTGAGGCACAGGGTGTTGAGTTATTTGTGTTGAATTCACCAAAGTTGAAGCTGTTACATGTTGAGGAAAATAAGGTTTCTGATGTGGCCAGGACATGGGCATCAAATAAATTCATTGAAGTTGTTGCTTGAAAATTGTTTTAGCTAATGATAAGCTGTTTATTGTTCATAACAGCTGCTGAAAAAGGTAACATTTGAATACTAAACTgtatatttatcacattgttAGCAGAGAGGAATCATGTTTCCCCTGCCAAAAAATAAAACTGTTGTACAGAACATTACCTGCACTATGCAAGCAAATTAAATTTGTTATGATTACAAAGTACTAGGTACTTTTTGTTTTGGTAAGATGGATGATCACAACTAAAACATAGTGtttgataatattttgttaatttttaaaaattatatactcATTGATATTGAGAATGCGTATTCGTAGACTAGTTCTAGAAATAGATCATCAAATagttgttattttgctgttttTATGGACTCACAAGTATTAAGATGCTAAACTTCAGCTAAGATGGAGTAGTAGTGCAGTTGAATTTAAGTAGTTTGCAAGTTACTTTGTAAAGTACTCCTAATCAAATTTCTAGAAATGACTTGAGTGATTCGTTGTTGTAAACACATGACACCTGACCGTGacttaattttaaaagttaagGCATGAGAAAATGATTGTCCAAGTCATATAAGCAAATCAACCGTCCGCTCTCCAATCTGTAAATGTCGATGTTCAATTGAAACGTGGGATGAAAGCCCAAACGGGAAGGGTCCATTAGCAACAGTATGGCTGGCAGCCAACCTTCAGAACAGCTTGAAGAAATCTCATTATTCTTCCACGAACACACTCTCTAAAATTGgttccttttcttttattttcttttttattttttctttctaatttgtgcCCTTTTATgcctatttttcttcttctaatttgATGTGGTTATCATCTgattcttgctatgttgatATCAGTTGGGACTTTTGTGAGATAAAGGGTTCTTCTTTTACATTAAAGATTCACTTTTTATTGATCATCCATTTCTTCATTCCAATGCGTGAGAAAAAATAGTTGCCCAACTTAAATTTTTCGATATGAAATTGATCTTAAGTTTGTAATTGGTCATATTGGACCCGTATCACGGCCAATATCTAGTTTACTTATTTAACTGTGTGTAAAGCGACGTGACATAGTGAAATTTTAGCCGAGCGACCCCAATTTTCCTGCCTGCAAGTTGCGAGCCTTTTTCGTCTTCAATGAACCTGAACCCTTGTTCTAGTAAGCTTAAGATTATTATCTTGgtttgaagaagaagatttgTGGCAATGGCAATCGCCATCTCAGAGGAGGAAAATCTTCGACACGTTTGACACTAATAAAGATGATCGATCATCTCTCGCTGTCGGAGTTAGTGGCTGTAGATCCCGATTTGAGTAACAATATTAAAAGGATTCCGGACATCCTTTTAGAATACATCCGCACTCACCAAGTCAATATGTATGGTGCCCATGGCCTATGCTATATTGGCTTCAGGCTAATTTATAAGCACAAAAAAACGTGACCTTGATCGTGACTTACACACCCTCACCCAATTCCAACaattaaataaacaaatatttatGCAATTCCGCAGTTGAGAAGTTTTATAAGTGCGAGTCCAAAAACTATTGCCAAATGCTAGCTTGCATTTCGAATAATGTTGCTTTCATCTAGACTTAAATCACAACGTATTTTGGGATGAACAGTTTTCCTATGCTGACAATATTGCACAAAGCTTGTACTTTTAAGCCTTCCGTTCCATTTTCATTTATGTGACTAGTTACAATCTAATTGCCCCATCAGAGAGGAGAGGACGAAGAAAACCTTTGACAAGTTCGACACTAACAAAGATGACCATCTCAGCATGATGGAGCTGCTGAATTGGATCATGGCTGTAGAACCCAATTTGAATTACAGCATTCCAGAGAATCTGGACCTTCTTTCAGACTACCTCGTCTTTAGTTACTCCTTCAACCTAGTTTGTTATAGAGGCCTATGCTACACTGGCTTCAGCCTAATTTATCAGCAGAAAGAACGTGACGTTGATCGTGACTTCAACACCCTCCAATTCCAGCAAGAAAAAACTTATGCAATCCAGCAGGTATAATTCCTTGGGTCTCTAGCCGTTTGATCAAGACTCTACTTCCACACCAAATTAATATTCACTTACTTTATATTTGTGGTAGTGTTCAAAGAGGGTTGGTCTATCACCCACAAAGAcaatagagaagaagaaaacgACACATCAAGTTCAGGCAAGTCTTTCGCGGAACTCCaatcttcaaaaatctttcacCTTCACTtgaattgtattttttgtttgttaaaAAAGGTGATCtttctatgaaatttttatatggAGGAAGGATCAACATTGCTGGGCAGGTGAATAATTACAGAAACACTGTGCAACAAGTGGTAAAAAACCCTCAAGTGCTTTTAATACTATTCGAGAACATTTTGATAATGTTGATCGAGACATAAATGACAAGACAAGATATTTTACCAAACTCCAATTGTAAATGATCTTTAATCTTCGCTCTACCTGGCCAAATTGACTATAGATGAGATCTTATATAAAAGTGGTAGACTTAACTGTTATAGTAAATAAAATTCATCAACCATACCTGAAGTTGACTGTAGCAATGGTGTACAACACATCTTCACTTAGCTGCATCCAAGAAAAAGTCAGTGGGGAGGATCAAGCTGAGTTTAAATACTGGTTATACATAACCTTTTGGTACTGACGTTGGATTTTGAATTCATAGTTTACTTAAATTTATCTCtactttatttttatgaagccGAGACTTTTAAGTTATTTATAATATTCTTAGCGTCTTTCTTCACAACTATCAGAATGCTGTAGTAGGCGTTAAGTCAACAGGAGAGTATAAAGGGCCTGATCCTCAACTGGCTGCTACTCTTGAAAAGGAAATCTTGAATACCAATCCAGGGGTGAGATGGGATGATGTTGCAGGACTAAATGAGGCAAAGAAGCTTTTAGAGGAAGCAGTTGTTCTCCCACTGTGGATGCCTAAATATTTCCAGGTACTTCTGATAGTTGATTCTGAATATAAGCATACTACAAAATGATGTGTGTGTTTGGTACTACGGAAGTTATATTTCAGGAAAATATCTTTCATTAGTTTCTGTGTTCCcaaagaggggggggggggggagggggatgATGTCATTTTCTTTATAACTATGTTAACTCTAACTTCATATTAGTCGTTCCAAATAACATTTAGActttattatttaatcttactaATTacaatttttcatcaaaatactTCCGAATTCgctagtattattatttttcctcttactatttagtatatattttaGAGAAAATCAAATGAAACACCGAAAACATTTTCTAGGAATCTGTTTtcctgaaaaaatattttcgtCAGAGGAAAATGACTTCTGCCATACCAAACGCGCGTcatattttcatttcttttgccTCGTAACAAACTGTGCATCAGAGGTGGATATGCTCCTCAACACATAGTTAAGAGAATGAGCTGATAATAGTTTTTCCTATTGAAACCTTAATTACCTCATATGTTCGTCCTCACATAATGAGGATACAATTTGATCCAATAAAAAGTTGCAATTTCTTGCTGATTTATAAGTTTTTGAGTTGCAGCTATGCACAAGTTGTAACCACATGGCACATTGATAAAAGTGTAACGAATACTTATTATGAAACTTCTATATAGTTCGCATATTCGATGTTACTTGCAGGGAATCAGGAGACCTTGGTGAGGAGTTCTTATGTTTGGTCCTCCTGGCACTGGGAAAACTCTCTTGGCCAAAGCTGTTGCTACAGTGTGGGACAACATTTCTGAGTGTTACTTGTTCTTTGTTGTGTGCAAAATGGTACGGTGAGAGTGAACGATTGGTACGGTGCTTGCTCGGGCTCCAAGTACaattttcattgatgagattgaTTCTCTTTGCAGTGCCAGAGGGTAAGTAATCTGTTACTTTCTAAAGTCATTACATATAGACGTGACATCTGAGGATATTTCTCATTGTCTTGCTGTTGTTAAGGTTTGTTTTCATCACTATATGTGATAAAACATCTAGGCATAGATATATGGTACGGGTCTACACGTCCTAGTAACTAGACTTCAATCATCTATTAGAACTTGATTGGTGATGAACCCTATATTAGTTTCATGACCAATTTGTTCTTGCTTTTTAACGAGTAAATAAGTGAAGTGTCTCTACTAGTCCAAAGCTCTGCATAGGAGCTTCAGAGAGCAGAGAAGGTTAAAACTAATTTGAAACCTTAGAAGAAACCTAGTCGGAAGGAAATTAGAGGCTGCATGTTTTATCAAAACTGAATCACACTTAAGTTTCACTTGAGCCGCTTAGTCTGCACTGAACTGATAATGTCATCCATACATACTGGCATTTATATGATTTTCAACTTCCAATTAACGCGTCTGAGCAGTGCAATTGGAGGTCGCAGCGACTTCAAACTGATATTTGCTAAGATCATATCTATAGCGTGTTAGTTATTATCTTATCAGGTCACCAATTAATGTTTCATCAACTCTGAACCGTTTTCTTAGGGCTTCTGGACAGCATGACGTGTCCCGAAGAGTGAAGTCTGAACTTCTAGTTCAGATCGATGGGTTAAACAACTCCACTAATAATAATGCAGGCAAATCAGTGACAGTTTTGGCAGCAACAAATTTTCCCTGGGGTCGTGATGAGGCACTAAGGTTAAGTTTACTCTTTAAATTCCTAATCAATATTAGCTTTCTTTTGTTTCCCTCTGATTTTTCTTCTGTTTCATCTCTGTTTCTACTGTAGGAGGCGGCTAGAAAATAGGATTTACATCCCGTTTCCTGATTTTAAGAGCCGAAAGGAGCTTATAAAGATaaacttaaaatcaatcacGGTAAGCtctcattattgttgttgaCTAGTTTCTTAATTTGGAGATGCTGTGCTTCATTGTCTTGTAAGAAGAAGTTCATCTGCTATATTATCATCATAGGtctctactcaaatattttctctGCTCTTGAAATATGACGGACAACTGCTAACCATCAAAGGAGAATCTAGTATTTAGAGTTGGTGAGTTCAAAATCAGTGGTGAATTCATtataagttttaattttttcacaTTGCATACAACACTTGAGCTGAAAGTAATGTGAACCATTAAACCTGCCCTAGATTCGCCTCCAGTTATTATTGCTCCTCGAGATTGAACAGAAAATTTTGTTGATACTAATAATCTATGACATGAATGACAGTTAGCTCCTGACCTGGATATTGACCAATTGGCACG
The sequence above is a segment of the Solanum dulcamara chromosome 11, daSolDulc1.2, whole genome shotgun sequence genome. Coding sequences within it:
- the LOC129874693 gene encoding F-box/LRR-repeat protein 4, whose translation is MDSILCDELLQEIFRRLPPPSHAAVSLVCKRWLHLLRSSTISLSICFIEPPFIPLFSSFLSFHPYLSTLSVTIKPTVDSSDQLLDTVASSCPYLRHLRFLNGSVSPVSLFSLSVSCPNLVSLAVTLFRPLSFLWLTPFGCLKELSIYSAGNSGEFDYVDFYGSCELNLESLLLTGIQSGDKGVGFLWRNCKKVRTLKLISCEGVGDQGSFLAFLKCLEGLQELELRTCRTIADGVLLKLSENCAMLNSLLLYDGGSKEGLFHFLSQSKCGNLQNLDLRLPLDLDNNHLTAAAENLGSLRSLRLQSCCLVTGEGLKILGNAMADGLEELALINCDVVERESGLLTTLGQDLKRLRKLDLSFNDMLLDKELISMLVSCNNLNELKVRGCKKLTNLSMVSLAKCCKKLETVDVMYCCGIEAQGVELFVLNSPKLKLLHVEENKVSDVARTWASNKFIEVVA